One Streptosporangium sp. NBC_01495 DNA window includes the following coding sequences:
- a CDS encoding HAD-IIIC family phosphatase, which translates to MTMKSAEARACLRSLHREGALAARYDEVAALLAAMDEEDAARSARLLDRVDVEAARGHHPGLPFASVTITGYGTLGTLRTALTGELARHGYLPDVRLADFGSYAFELGDPGSALYAGRPDVTVCVLDHAAVFDEVGVPFTVDDVERVLEGKLALWRRLAAQFGESGSGTLVLNTVPLPRVWQAQLLDYPSRARLGAVWRRANAELLAFGESVDAVVVMDLDPLLTTPVELSDPRFEVYARAHLSDALLGAYARELVHLVRARTGRARKVLAVDLDQTLWGGVLGDDGVEGIEVAHGRWGEAFRRFQGVVAQLQSQGVLLAAVSKNDHDTVLAALREHPDMVVREDAFVRILANWQPKPANLRVLVRELNLGGDSVVFADDSVHECAAVAAELPETAVIHLDGDPALHATRLLADGWFTTNQVTTEDRVRTRRYHEEAARSEFLSAAGSAEEFLRGLGVSVRLAPATGADVARLSQITLRTNQFNLTTERLSPEAVRERAERPGSRVLTLSAADRFGSNGIVGAVFLRALPDGLLIENLLLSCRVFARGIEQACLAAVLDQARAAGFPAVRGHYVASAKNAKVADFYPHYGFTVTETTPRRSRYEHDLGEIVGVPGHLTLEVAGRVVPDRRGPGGGGGGGGGGGGTESALTS; encoded by the coding sequence ATGACCATGAAAAGCGCCGAGGCGCGCGCGTGCCTGCGCTCGCTGCACCGCGAGGGGGCGCTCGCGGCGCGCTACGACGAGGTCGCGGCACTGCTGGCCGCGATGGACGAGGAGGACGCCGCCCGGTCGGCGCGGCTGCTGGACCGGGTCGACGTGGAGGCCGCCCGCGGACACCACCCCGGGCTCCCGTTCGCGAGCGTGACCATCACCGGGTACGGCACGCTCGGCACGCTGCGCACCGCGCTCACCGGCGAGCTGGCCCGCCACGGGTATCTGCCCGACGTCCGGCTCGCGGACTTCGGCTCGTACGCGTTCGAGCTCGGTGATCCCGGCAGCGCGCTGTACGCCGGGCGGCCCGACGTGACCGTCTGCGTGCTCGACCACGCGGCCGTGTTCGACGAGGTCGGTGTGCCGTTCACGGTGGACGACGTGGAGCGCGTGCTGGAGGGGAAGCTGGCGCTGTGGCGGCGGCTGGCGGCGCAGTTCGGCGAGAGCGGGTCCGGCACGCTCGTGCTCAACACCGTCCCGCTGCCCCGGGTGTGGCAGGCGCAGTTGCTGGACTACCCGTCCAGGGCGCGGCTCGGCGCGGTCTGGCGGCGGGCCAACGCCGAGTTGCTGGCGTTCGGCGAGTCGGTGGACGCGGTCGTGGTGATGGACCTCGACCCGCTGCTGACGACGCCGGTCGAGCTGTCCGATCCGCGTTTCGAGGTCTACGCCCGCGCGCACCTGTCGGACGCCCTGCTCGGCGCGTACGCGCGCGAACTGGTCCACCTGGTGCGGGCCCGGACGGGCCGCGCCAGGAAGGTGCTGGCCGTCGACCTCGACCAGACGCTGTGGGGCGGTGTCCTGGGTGACGACGGAGTGGAGGGCATCGAGGTGGCCCACGGCCGGTGGGGGGAGGCCTTCCGCCGGTTCCAGGGTGTGGTGGCGCAGCTGCAGTCGCAGGGCGTCCTGCTGGCCGCGGTGAGCAAGAACGACCACGACACCGTGCTCGCCGCGCTGCGGGAGCACCCCGACATGGTGGTGCGCGAGGACGCCTTCGTCCGGATCCTCGCCAACTGGCAGCCGAAACCGGCGAACCTGCGCGTCCTGGTGCGGGAGCTGAACCTCGGCGGGGACAGCGTGGTGTTCGCCGACGACAGCGTCCACGAATGCGCCGCGGTCGCGGCGGAGCTGCCGGAGACCGCGGTGATCCACCTGGACGGCGACCCGGCGCTGCACGCGACCCGGCTGCTGGCCGACGGCTGGTTCACCACGAACCAGGTGACCACGGAGGATCGCGTTCGGACGCGGCGCTACCACGAGGAGGCGGCGCGGTCGGAGTTCCTGTCCGCGGCGGGGTCGGCCGAGGAGTTCCTGCGCGGGCTGGGGGTGTCCGTACGGCTGGCGCCCGCCACCGGCGCCGACGTCGCGAGGCTGTCGCAGATCACCCTGCGCACCAACCAGTTCAACCTCACCACGGAACGCCTGTCCCCGGAGGCGGTGCGTGAGCGGGCGGAGCGGCCAGGCTCGCGGGTGCTGACGCTGTCGGCGGCCGACCGGTTCGGGAGCAACGGGATCGTCGGAGCGGTCTTCCTGCGGGCGCTGCCGGACGGGTTGCTGATCGAGAACCTCCTGCTGAGCTGCCGGGTGTTCGCCCGGGGGATCGAGCAGGCGTGCCTGGCCGCGGTGCTCGACCAGGCGCGCGCCGCGGGCTTTCCCGCGGTGCGCGGTCACTACGTGGCGAGCGCGAAGAACGCCAAGGTGGCGGATTTCTACCCGCACTACGGATTCACCGTGACGGAGACGACGCCGCGGCGGTCGCGGTACGAGCACGACCTCGGCGAGATCGTCGGCGTGCCGGGCCATCTCACGCTGGAGGTCGCGGGCCGGGTGGTGCCGGACCGGCGGGGGCCCGGCGGGGGCGGCGGGGGCGGCGGGGGCGGCGGGGGCACGGAATCGGCGTTGACAAGCTGA
- a CDS encoding LLM class flavin-dependent oxidoreductase — protein sequence MPEGITVSVHDTAPVWRGDTAGDALRRSIDLAKAVEALGYRRYWVAEHHNTPALAASSPAVLAGPILEATSSIRVGSGAVLLPNHSPLVIAEQFGVLAGLYPGRVDLGLGRAPGGSGEITARIADPRRLDFGDALNELREYFAGGSGGVRAIPEPAIPPELWMVGSSAGSAAYAGRLGLPYVYAHAIVGGGAPEALDAYRRAFRPSPQLPEPHACVAVIVVAADTDERAYRLAASFVFGQILMRTVDPGTVLPTEEETAAHTFTPQEERFLRERIDPQFVGSPDRITPRLAGLLRQTRADELFVLTQVPDHGARIRSYELLAKIVSSL from the coding sequence TTGCCCGAAGGAATCACGGTCTCGGTGCACGACACCGCGCCGGTCTGGCGCGGCGACACGGCGGGTGACGCGCTGCGCCGTTCGATCGACCTGGCCAAGGCCGTGGAGGCACTCGGTTACCGGCGCTACTGGGTGGCCGAACACCACAACACGCCGGCGCTGGCGGCGTCGAGCCCGGCGGTGCTCGCCGGGCCCATCCTGGAGGCGACCTCCAGCATCCGGGTCGGCTCGGGCGCGGTGCTGCTGCCGAACCACTCGCCCCTGGTGATCGCCGAGCAGTTCGGGGTCCTGGCCGGTCTCTACCCCGGCCGGGTCGACCTGGGACTCGGGCGCGCCCCGGGCGGCTCGGGCGAGATCACGGCCCGCATCGCCGACCCGCGCCGGCTGGACTTCGGCGACGCGCTGAACGAGCTGCGCGAGTACTTCGCCGGAGGCAGCGGCGGCGTGCGGGCGATCCCGGAGCCGGCGATCCCGCCAGAGCTGTGGATGGTGGGCTCCAGCGCCGGCAGCGCCGCCTACGCGGGCCGGTTGGGCCTGCCCTACGTCTACGCGCACGCGATCGTGGGGGGCGGCGCCCCCGAGGCGCTCGACGCCTACCGCCGGGCCTTCCGGCCCTCGCCGCAACTGCCCGAACCGCACGCGTGCGTGGCGGTGATCGTCGTCGCCGCCGACACCGACGAGCGGGCGTACCGGCTGGCCGCCTCCTTCGTGTTCGGCCAGATCCTGATGCGCACCGTGGACCCGGGCACCGTGCTTCCCACCGAGGAGGAGACGGCGGCGCACACGTTCACCCCGCAGGAGGAGCGCTTCCTGCGCGAGCGGATCGACCCGCAGTTCGTCGGCTCCCCGGACCGGATCACCCCCCGCCTGGCCGGGCTGCTGCGGCAGACCCGCGCCGACGAGTTGTTCGTGCTCACCCAGGTGCCCGACCACGGTGCCCGGATCCGCTCGTACGAGTTGCTCGCCAAGATCGTCTCATCCCTGTAG
- a CDS encoding ABC transporter substrate-binding protein, with the protein MGAATRSRSRKPATTAGAAALTLALATACSAGADGATTGGGSATTGGASATGEPRSGGTLRLAVEKEPECLDPHQSPTESARALTRPILDSLVHQDAQGSIRPWLATSWKVSPDRLAYTFELRQGVTFTDGERFDAQAVVDNLDHVVDPKTKSLLAGSLLAAYRSAKAAGPSTVEVRLKRPDSGFLGALALPNLGIQSPRTLKGSPSTLCAKIVGTGPFRSDTGFVPQKGIDYVRNTSYNSAPEGRQGQARLDRIEVKVVPDNAARLGALTSGQVDAVTALSPTSLNTVKNLPGFTLHSTPYPGINYSYWPNTANGPLSDVNVRRALRAGIDWGQIVRNVYFGVYKGAQGVLSAGTPGYDGSLAQAYAHDPAGAARLLDQAGWTGRDEAGYRTKDGRRLTLRHMWSDGSVANLATQIQSAAKQLGVELVEENLDGGTFVKRLLAGDYELIDTSFTAPGPDVLRVLFGADNIPTPERGISNNMARYDNPAVEAGFRRALDAKDQAEQHRAYAEVQKLITEDAAVLPVYSPLSTVTVRDGVREIGFNADGTPDLYGAWLAS; encoded by the coding sequence ATGGGTGCTGCTACGAGGTCCCGGTCACGCAAGCCTGCCACCACGGCAGGGGCCGCCGCGTTGACGCTGGCACTGGCCACCGCATGCTCCGCCGGCGCGGACGGCGCCACGACGGGGGGCGGGAGCGCCACGACAGGGGGCGCGAGCGCCACCGGGGAGCCCAGGAGCGGCGGCACGCTGCGCCTGGCCGTCGAGAAGGAACCGGAGTGCCTGGACCCGCACCAGAGCCCCACCGAGTCCGCCCGTGCGCTCACCCGGCCGATCCTGGACTCGCTGGTCCACCAGGACGCGCAGGGGAGCATCCGTCCCTGGCTGGCCACGAGCTGGAAGGTCTCGCCGGACCGGCTGGCCTACACCTTCGAACTCCGCCAGGGCGTGACGTTCACCGACGGGGAGAGGTTCGACGCCCAGGCGGTGGTCGACAACCTCGACCACGTGGTGGACCCGAAGACGAAGTCGCTGCTCGCCGGCAGCCTGCTCGCGGCCTACCGGTCGGCCAAGGCCGCCGGCCCCTCCACGGTCGAGGTCAGGCTCAAGCGGCCCGACTCGGGATTCCTCGGCGCGCTGGCCCTGCCCAACCTGGGCATCCAATCCCCCCGCACGCTCAAGGGCTCCCCCTCCACGCTGTGCGCGAAGATCGTCGGAACCGGCCCGTTCCGCAGTGACACGGGGTTCGTGCCGCAGAAGGGCATCGACTACGTCAGGAACACCTCCTACAACTCGGCGCCGGAGGGGCGCCAGGGCCAGGCGCGGCTGGACCGGATCGAGGTCAAGGTCGTGCCGGACAACGCGGCCCGGCTGGGCGCCCTCACCAGCGGCCAGGTCGACGCGGTCACCGCGCTGTCGCCGACGAGCCTCAACACCGTCAAGAACCTGCCCGGGTTCACGCTGCACTCGACGCCCTACCCCGGGATCAACTACAGCTACTGGCCGAACACCGCGAACGGCCCGCTCAGCGACGTGAACGTGCGCAGGGCGCTGCGTGCCGGCATCGACTGGGGACAGATCGTACGGAACGTCTACTTCGGGGTGTACAAGGGGGCCCAGGGCGTGCTCTCGGCCGGTACGCCCGGCTACGACGGCTCGCTGGCCCAGGCGTACGCCCACGACCCGGCCGGCGCGGCGCGGCTGCTCGACCAGGCCGGTTGGACCGGGCGCGACGAGGCCGGATACCGGACGAAGGACGGCAGGCGGCTGACCCTGCGCCACATGTGGTCCGACGGATCCGTGGCCAACCTCGCCACGCAGATCCAGTCCGCGGCCAAGCAGCTCGGCGTCGAACTGGTCGAGGAGAACCTCGACGGCGGGACCTTCGTCAAACGCCTGCTGGCCGGTGACTACGAACTGATCGACACCAGCTTCACCGCCCCCGGCCCGGACGTGCTGCGCGTCCTGTTCGGCGCGGACAACATCCCCACGCCCGAGCGCGGGATCAGCAACAACATGGCACGCTACGACAACCCGGCGGTGGAGGCCGGTTTCCGGCGCGCGCTCGACGCCAAGGACCAGGCCGAGCAGCACCGCGCCTACGCCGAGGTGCAGAAGCTCATCACCGAGGACGCCGCGGTCCTGCCCGTCTACTCACCCCTGTCCACGGTGACCGTGCGCGACGGCGTCCGGGAGATCGGCTTCAACGCCGACGGCACGCCCGACCTGTACGGCGCATGGCTGGCGTCCTGA